Proteins encoded in a region of the Quercus lobata isolate SW786 chromosome 8, ValleyOak3.0 Primary Assembly, whole genome shotgun sequence genome:
- the LOC115955949 gene encoding rho GTPase-activating protein 3: MTRLFRSKSCGLVGLTEFNSVPPAQGPLFHNNQNKNEEEDEEEDDEYEVEDEYGSDVSVEPISRTRFKSRSLSPRSRRGADNDKGAGQQHQCHQFPILDILAAALRKSLVTCSVETSEDVSSMDISWPTQVRHVSHVTFDRFNGFLGLPTELEPELPWRVPSASASVFGVSAKSMQCSYDDRGNSVPTILLMMQKRLYSEGGLRAEGIFRITAENSQEEYVRDQLNRGVVLHGIDVHCLAGLIKAWLRELPTGVLDSLTPEQVMHCNTEDDCTQLVNLLPPMEGALLDWSVNLMADVVQHEQFNKMNARNIAMVFAPNMTQLADPLTALIHAVQVMNFLKTLILKTLREREESATKARQLSSCSDSPIHNDDPVSSMSNGKESRERTSDPCAADRPTNINFLRTATLDRPESNTMEKLWSFHRKSDGEEEEEEEEEEEDEFEYESGSDTPTRFEMGALENGCRSRYDTGDWLSLRKGVRRLCRHPVFQLNKPPKKTRSLGIINTRG, encoded by the exons ATGACTAGATTATTTCGATCCAAATCATGCGGACTGGTTGGTCTCACCGAGTTCAACTCTGTCCCTCCGGCTCAGGGTCCATTGTTCCACAACAACCAGAACAAAAacgaggaagaagatgaagaagaagatgatgagtACGAGGTTGAGGATGAATATGGTAGCGATGTTTCAGTGGAGCCCATTTCGAGAACCCGTTTCAAGAGTAGGAGTTTAAGTCCGAGGTCAAGAAGAGGCGCTGATAATGATAAAGGTGCAGGACAACAACATCAATGTCATCAGTTTCCAATACTGGATATTCTGGCCGCGGCTCTGAGGAAGTCTTTGGTGACATGCAGTGTGGAGACATCAGAGGATGTTTCTTCCATGGATATAAGCTGGCCCACCCAAGTCAGGCATGTTTCGCATGTCACTTTTGATAGGTTCAATGGCTTTCTTGGCTTGCCTACTGAGCTTGAGCCTGAGCTTCCCTGGAGGGTGCCTAGTGCCAG TGCAAGTGTATTTGGAGTTTCTGCCAAGTCAATGCAGTGTTCTTATGATGATAGAGGGAACAGTGTTCCAACAATTCTTCTTATGATGCAAAAGAGGTTGTATTCAGAAGGAGGCCTTAGa GCAGAAGGAATATTCCGAATTACTGCTGAGAATAGCCAAGAAGAGTATGTCCGGGATCAGCTAAACAGAGGTGTAGTGCTGCATGGTATTGATGTTCATTGTTTAGCAGGCTTGATAAAG GCATGGCTGAGAGAACTTCCAACAGGGGTACTTGATTCTCTCACACCAGAACAGGTGATGCACTGCAATACAGAAGACGATTGCACTCAACTTGTAAATTTACTTCCTCCTATGGAAGGTGCACTGCTTGACTGGTCTGTCAATTTGATGGCGGATGTTGTGCAGCACGAACAATTCAACAAAATGAATGCACGCAACATCGCTATGGTTTTTGCACCCAACATGACTCAG CTGGCAGATCCTTTGACTGCATTGATTCATGCTGTCCAAGTTATGAACTTCCTCAAGACACTGATTCTGAAGACCCTTCGAGAAAGAGAGGAATCAGCTACCAAGGCTAGGCAACTATCTTCATGTTCAGATTCTCCCATCCACAATGATGACCCAGTATCTTCGATGTCAAATGGTAAAGAATCCCGTGAGCGAACTTCTGATCCTTGTGCTGCCGATAGACCTACCAACATTAACTTCTTGAGGACTGCCACATTGGACAGACCGGAATCCAACACTATGGAGAAACTTTGGAGCTTTCATAGGAAGAGTGATggggaagaggaagaggaagaggaagaagaagaggaagatgaatTTGAATACGAGTCAGGTAGTGACACACCTACAAGGTTTGAAATGGGAGCTTTAGAAAATGGATGTAGAAGTAGATATGATACTGGGGACTGGCTAAGTTTGAGGAAAGGAGTGAGGAGGCTATGCAGGCATCCTGTGTTCCAATTGAATAAGCCGCCTAAGAAGACTCGAAGTCTTGGCATTATAAATACTAGGGGCTGA